A stretch of DNA from Nocardioides sp. Arc9.136:
GTGTTAGTGATGCTCGCCTTGACGATCCTGGTTGCGCGGTGGCTGCAGAGCTCGAAGCTGTTCCTCATGCTGCTCGGCGTCGCGATGACGAGCCAGCCGTTCCTCTTCGAACGGGCCGTCCTGGGGTCGTTCGAGGGGCTGGGGAAGGGCTTGCAGGTCACGCTCGTGGGCCTGCTCGTGATGGGCTTACTCGGAGAATTCGATCGACGACGCTCCCGCGTGACTCCTGCCAGGGGCGGTCCGCCCAACTCGACGCAGCACGGGACGCAGTCCTTCGCACGAAGTACAGCCCCGACCGCCCCTGCACGGTGACGGCCTGCTTCGGCGCGTAGCTCCTCAGGGAGCCACCGTCTCGAGGCCCTCTGAAGCCACGATCGTCGCCGCTCGATTACCGTCGGGAAGGATGAGGACGCGTGCCCGCGGGCCGCTTGTCGCGCACGCGAGGTCTGTCACCACGACGAGCCCTCGCCCAGTTGCTGGCTCCGGGCGGCAAGAACGACGGCGCGCGGAGACGGCCCGGCCGTTCGACGGGGGGTCGCTCATGGTCATCGTTGCACCGCGAGCGAGAACCAGACCTGCCCGCCGTTGGGGTCGACGCCCAAGCTCCATGACCTCCGCGGCCGAGGCACGTGTGACGACGCCTGTTGCCGACACCGGGACACCACCTCGCTGGAGTCGCCGGCGACGGTCCCAAGCACTCAGCCCCGGTCGACGAGCCAGCGGCCCAGTAGCGTCCCGCTCTCCTCGAGCAGCAGCTCGAGGGACAGCGGTACGTCGACGGGCGGGCCGGCCGTGATGCGGGGGCCGTCCGAGGCGACCAGCTGCGGGACCACGGTCGCGCAGACCTCGTCGACCAGGCCCGCGGCGAGCAGGTCGCGCAGCAGGTGCGGCCCGCCCTCCGAGAGCAGACTGGTCGAGCCGCGGGCGACCAGCGCCTCCTTGAGGGCGGCCAGGTCGACCGCGTCGTCACCCAGGACGAGCACGTGCTCGTCGCCGAGCAGGGCACGCGCCTCGTCGAGGCGGTCGGCGGTCGCGCAGGTCGCCACCAGGACCCGACCGGCCTCGTGGCCGCGCAACCCCTCGGGCACGTCGGCCCGCCGCGAGACGAGCACGACCGGCACGTCGGTGGGGCCGTACCCCTCGGTGCGCGCGGTGCCGGCGCCGACCACGATCGCGTCCGCGAGCGAGCGCAGCGTCCGGAACACCCGGTGGTCGGCGGCGTTGTTGACCGACCCGCTCCGACCGTCCGGGCCGGTGGCCGAGCCGTCGACGGTGCTGACCATGTTGGCCCGCAGCCACGGTCGCCGGGGGACGGCGTACAGGTCGGCGAGGTCGCCGCTCCGTGGACCGAGCAGGACCCTCACGAGCCCCACCGCATGACCCAGTACTGCACGCCGTACGGGTCGTCGTCGTAGTCGACGGTCGCCGGACCGCTGATCACGTCGGCCGCCCGCCGGATCCCCTCGACCGACGCCCACAGCTCCTCGGCGAGGGTCCGGTCGAAGGCGCCCAGGTCGCCGGCCACCAGCGCAGCCCGGAGCGCGTCGTCGAAGGCGAAGGAGCGCTCGTCCAGGTGGCCCGGCGCCTTCTCGCTGCGCCGGGCCGAGCCGTTGCCCACCACGAGGTACGACGCCCCTGCGCCCCGCCGAGCACCCGCTGCTGCCAGGAGCGCCTGGGCGACCCGCTCCCCCTGCGGGTCGGCGACCACCTCGACGTCGTAGCCCAGCCACCGCACCGCCTCGAGCGCGGCGGCCCGCAGGTCGGCGACGGGGTCGACCTGCGAGGCGTGCTCGGGCAGCAGCGCGAGGACGCCCGGCACCAGCACGACGCGCGTCACTGCAGCCCCCGGATCGCCCGCGCCGGGAGCCGTCGTCCGGCGATCGTGTCGACCATGTCGACCACCTGCCGGGTCTCGACGACCTCGTGCACGCGGTAGATCCGGGCGCCGGCCAGCGCGCAGACCGCGGTCGCCGCGAGCGTGCCGGTCAGCCGCTCGCCGACCGGGAGGTCGAGCGACTCGCCCACGAAGTCCTTGTTCGACAGCGACACCAGCACCGGCCAGCCGGTCGCGACCATCTCGTCGAGGCGGCGGGTGATCTCGAGGGAGTGGAAGGTGTTCTTGCCGAAGTCGTGCGCCGGGTCGATCACCAGCGACTCGCGCGCGACGCCTGCGGCGAGCGCGCGCTCGGCGTACGCCACGGTGTCGTCGATCGCGGACCGGACGACGTCGTCGTACTCCACCCGGTAGGGCCGCGTCCGCGGCACCGCGCCGCCGGTGTGGGTGCAGATCAGCGCGACGTCGTGCTTGGCCGCGACGTCGACCAGCGCGGGGTCCGCCCCGCCCCAGGCGTCGTTGAGCACGTCGGCGCCCGCCTCGCAGACCGCCTCGCCGACCGAGGCGCGCCACGTGTCGACGGAGATG
This window harbors:
- a CDS encoding dihydrofolate reductase family protein gives rise to the protein MRVLLGPRSGDLADLYAVPRRPWLRANMVSTVDGSATGPDGRSGSVNNAADHRVFRTLRSLADAIVVGAGTARTEGYGPTDVPVVLVSRRADVPEGLRGHEAGRVLVATCATADRLDEARALLGDEHVLVLGDDAVDLAALKEALVARGSTSLLSEGGPHLLRDLLAAGLVDEVCATVVPQLVASDGPRITAGPPVDVPLSLELLLEESGTLLGRWLVDRG
- the folP gene encoding dihydropteroate synthase; this encodes MTLRLGRHEFADDATIMMAIVNRTPDSFYDKGATWAEDKAFDRVAQVVDEGAEMVDIGGIKAAPGEEIDEVEEKRRVVDFVARVRAAYPSLVISVDTWRASVGEAVCEAGADVLNDAWGGADPALVDVAAKHDVALICTHTGGAVPRTRPYRVEYDDVVRSAIDDTVAYAERALAAGVARESLVIDPAHDFGKNTFHSLEITRRLDEMVATGWPVLVSLSNKDFVGESLDLPVGERLTGTLAATAVCALAGARIYRVHEVVETRQVVDMVDTIAGRRLPARAIRGLQ